Part of the Pseudodesulfovibrio hydrargyri genome is shown below.
GTGGCCAGGCCCGGAATGCAGAACATGCCGATCAGGGAGTCGCCCGAAGCGGGCGCCGCCGCGGCGATCAGGTCGGCGTCGGTGTCGGGCATGAGGCCCTTGCCGCCCCGCGCCGCTCCGAGCCCCAGGCCGTGGCCGATCTCGATGTATTTGAACCCGAGACCGGCCAGAACGCCGGTCAGCAGGGCCGTATCGGACCGGGTGAACTGGAAGTCGACCGCATAGGACCCGTCGCGCAGGGTGCATTCGAGCAGGTGGACCGAATTGTTGTCAGCGTGTTCCATGGTTCACTCCAGGCTTCCTTGGGAGATGCCGTAGGGCGTCCCATGCAGGACGCCCTCGCAGATGATGTCCGCCCCGATGTCGAAGCCGGGCTCCAGCCCCTCGCCGGACCCGACGTTCAATTCCATGGTCGAGCAGTCGTAGACGTTGTACGGGACCTGCCGCTCGATGAAATGATGGTAGGCGAACAGGCGCACGAGCCGAGTCTGCTCCGGGCTCAGCGGCTTTACCGAGGCTGCGCCCTTGAGCAATTCCTTGTAATGCTCCCTGGAATCTGCATCCAGGGTGAAACCCTTTCTCCCGTAGTAGGAAGGCCCGCCCAGGATGGCCGGCTTGCCCATGAGCAGCGCCTCCATGCCCGCGGTGCTCCGGATGGTTACGCAGCCGTCGGCCCCGGCCAGGAGCTCGTAGCTGTTGAACCCGGCCCCGTGCACGATGTGGACATGCTCGGGCAGGTCCGGGAAGCGTTCCTCGATCAGCTTGTGCGTCTGCAGGATGGTGCCGTCCAACAGCTCCCCGGGGTGGCAGCGAACGATCCAGTCCACGCCCGGGATATCGATCATGTAGCCCACGGTCTCCATGATCCAATCTTGGACGTTCTCGAAATAATCGACCCCCTCTTCGAAGATCATGTCCCAGTGGACGTGGGTGAACAGTATCCAGACGGGCTTGTCGCCGGAGATGCCGAGCCTGGCGAAATCGTCGGCCGCAGAATCCGCGAACAGCTTGACCCCGCGTTCCCGGCTGATCTCGTTGAGGTACGCGTCGAGCTTCCGCTCTTCGGAGGCTCCCAGGGCTCCACCTTGGACCCGGCCCCATTCCTCGTCGTCCAGGTCGAGGATGTTGACCCCGCGACATGTTGCCGCATGGGTGTAATAGACGTGGCGCTCCTTGAAGCCGCTCACCCACGCGTCGACCGGAATCCCGTTTTCAAGGAACAGGTCGAAGGCCGGGCCGAATTCGGCGTGCTGCACGTTGGAGGTCAGCACCTTGCGAATGTTCCCGCCCTCGATGAGCTTACCCGCGACGAGGCCGCTGACCAGGGCGCTGTAATAGTATTCCCGCAGGACCTTTTCATACATCGCAGGCCCGGCGTGGACCTCCTTGCCCTTGAAATACCGGACCGTGGAAGTGTGGGCATTGAAATCGGGCTTGGCTCCGGCCAATCCGGGCACGTCCCCGCCCGCAGCGAAGGTCGTCGCCTGTTCCCGGAGTTCGGCGGCGGAATGTCCATCCAGACGGCTGCTCATGGCCACGTAGGGCATCCCGACCTGCTCCAGCAGCGCCTTGCCGTAACCGAAGCAGTTCTCGCAGACCCTGGGCCAGTCCTCGATACGCTTGCCGTCGTCGAATGAGCGCAGGGTGCACCCGGACATGATGCCGTCGCACAGGCAGAACCGGCATTGCATGCCCCGTCGGTTGAGGAGCAGGGCGAGGCTCAAGTCCCAACTGATCAGTTCCAGCGCCCCGCCCAGCGGGGACCAGAACAGCATGTAAGGGTCGCCGTCCCCGACTAGGGGATCGTAGGACAGCCCCGCAAAATTCTTCAGCGTCTTATCGAACTTGTCGCAATGACCATGCATGCTTGTCACTCCCGCCCAATGCCTGGGCAGACTTGGCTCTATTGAAGAAGCCACTCCATGTTTCCCCGGAACAGCGGGTCGCCATGCTTTTCCGCGTCCCCGCGAAGGGCCCGGGCGCGTTGCCGTATTTCGTCGCTGCTGTTGCGGCGAAAGACTTCATGGTGCCGTCCGCCGTCGGAATGGTTCAGTTTCCCCACAACCGATGCGCGCACCCCTTCCGGTAAGATAAAATACAACAACTTGTTGTCGCGCGAATAATCACAAGTCCGGCAGAAAGAGGGGTGCCCTTTTCCCGAAGAAAAGAAGAGTGAACGGCGCAACCGCCTTGCCTTTCGGGAGTTCACCCCCTTGTAGACGCCGTCGCGGGCATTGCCCAAATGGAGTTCGGAATCGGGATCTATCCCGCAGGGGGACATGTCGCCTCGGCCTGTGATCTTGAGCGTGCTGAAAAGGCATTGCCCGAAATTCCATGCTTTCGGCCTGCCCGGTTTAATCACGTCGCGAAGGCTGTAGACCGGAGGCAGTTTCCACCAGGAAATGGGAAAACGGTCGAGCAGGTGGATCGCCTTTTCCGCGTCCCCGAGCTCGTTGGTCTGCAGGATGTCCATGGACAGTCCGTAGGGCATGGTCTCGGCCCAGGCCAAGGAAAAACGGGCCGCGTTGCGCATGACGGCCTCGAAATGGTCGCTTCCGCAAACGTCCTTGTAGGTCTCGCGGTCCGCGGCGTACAGGCTCACGGTCAGCCGGTTGAGCGGTGCTGCGAGCAGCCTGGCCTTCTGCTCGTCCGTCATGCGGGAGAAGTTCGAAATGAGTATGAGCCGGGCCTTGGGCACCAGTTTCGAGGCCAGGTCGATTCGGTCGAAGAGTCGGTTGTCCAGCAGCGGCTCGTTCTGCCCGTACAGATGCAGTTCACCGTCGAATCCGTGCTCCCCCAGTTCCGTGAGAATCGATTCGAGCAGGTCGTCGCTCATGACGTAACGGGGCTTGCTGCCGGCCCTAGCCGGGCACATGTAGCAATTGTTCGTGCACGCGCCGTGCGTTTCGAGATAGACGTAGGCCAACTTCTCGGTCCGTCCGGTCAGGCGCATCAGCCGAGCGCGGAAAAAATCAACGAATGCACTCATGAGAGCTCCCGGTCTCTACTTGATCACATAGGCCGAAGGCTGGCGCGCGAACGGCATCTGCATCATGGGCCGATCGCCGATGTACCGCTCGATCACTTCCGACTCCGAAGGGGAGCACGCGTTGTTGTAGTGGTCGAGCATCAACACGCCGCCGTTCACGAGCCGGGGCCAGAAGTGCTCCATGGAGCTCTCCAGAACCGCGGCGGACCCGCAGTCCAGGAAGACCATCTTGAAACGCATCTGGCGCTTGTCCGCGAAAAAGGCTCCCAGTTCGGTCACCAGATCGAGCTTGTGGACAAAGGCCAGTCCCTCGAGCCCCTGGATTCGTACCAGCTCCAGGACCTTTTCATAATCGGCCTTATACGTCCCCTCGTGGACGGGATTGTCCCGTTCGCTGTCCGGGGCCATGCCCTGGAACCAGTCGAACCCGTGCACCTGGGTCTGGCACTGCTCCTCGAACAACCTGACCAGCTTGGCGAAGAAAAAGAACGACGCCCCCTTCCAGGTCCCGATGTCGGCGATGTGCCCGCACAGGTCCACGGTCTTCTTGTAGCACTCGTAGAAGAAGAGATAGCGCGACAGGTTCACGTGTCCCGTGAAGCAGGAGAAGTGGTGGATGTATTCCTTGGGGTCGGTCTCCAGAGCGAGCATCTTCTCGATGCCTTCATGGAAACCCGCATCCGTGGCCGCATATTTCCGTTCTTCCATTTCTTTCTCCGGGATCAGTTTAACTGTTCAATGGCGATCTGTTCGCCCTTCTTCATAGAACGGCGGACAACCTTGCCCAGGACTTCGTTGATCCTGGACGGGCTCAGCCCGTTGCCGGGCCGCAGGAACGCGACGTGCGCCTCGGTCAGGATCGTGCCTTCCGGGGTATCTTCGGCGACGCAGAGGCTGCGCGAAAACGCCTCGGCATTGTTGAAACGTTCGCCTTCCGGTTCGAGGGAACCATGGCCCAGGAGTTTTTCCGCCTCGCGGACCCGGCGGACGAGTTCGCGCATCTCGTCGGGGTCGGCTGAAAGCTGGTGGTCCCTGAACGCGGAATGGTTGTGGTCCAGGGTGAAGTGCTTTTCGACAATGCGGGCGCCAAGCGCCACGGAAAGCGCCGCCGCCTCGATGCCCAGGGTATGGTCCGAATAGCCGATCGGCAGGCCGAACTCGGCGGCCAGCCCCCGGATGGCCAGCAGGTTGGCCCGCTCGGGCGCGGTGGGGTACTCGGCAACGCAGTGGAGCAGGGCCAGGCCCGGATCCAGGATTCCCGCATCCTTCCAGACCCCCTGGATGCATTCCACGGCCCCGCGGACCTCGCCCGCATCGGAGATGCCCCGTGACATGATGACCGGCTTGCCGAACCCGGCGACCGTTTCCAGCAGGGGGGTGAACCCCACGTCGCCGGACGCGATCTTGAAGGCTCCGACCAGGGGGGCGATGTGTCGGGCGCTCTCCAGGTCGAACGGCGTGGACAGGAACTGGACCCCTTCGCGTTCGCAGACCCTGGCCAGCTTCTCGAACTGGTCGTAGGACAGCTCGAAGGAGCGCAGGGTCTTCAGCCGCGCCGGGTCGGCCCCGTCCACTAGGCGGTCGGCCCGGATGGTCTGGAACTTGACCGAGTCCACTCCGGCCTCGGCAGCAAGACCGACCATTCGCTCGGCCAATGAATAGTCGCCTTCATGATTGTTCCCGACTTCGGCGATAATGAACGTTTTGTCGGCTATATCGTGACCGTTGATCTTCATCGTCACTCCGCTTTTCCGGTTGGTTGGCCGCCCCTGGATCCCGCAATGGCGTCGGCCGTGGCGTGGAGCACGTAGTTGGAGCGGATCATCCTGAACCCGAACCTGCCGTACAGGGACAGGGACGGGATGTTCGTCACCTGCGTCCCGACCAGCACGCGTCGGGCCTCGGGAAACAGCTTGGCAAGGCTCGAAATCAGGCTGGAGCCTATTCCCTTGCGGCAGGCCGCGCCTTCGACGGCGATCAGGTCGATGACCAGGTCCTCGCCGTGCAACAGGAGCTGCACGAAACCGCGAACCCTGCCGTCCTCGACATGGACGATCATCGAATCGCCCCGTGTCCCCCGGAAGTAGTTCGCGGCCCAACCCTTCTTGATGCGGCCCGCCTGCGCCTGAAGGACTGGGTCCTTGTGGAAGCGGTCGTGCACGAAGGCGTGGGCCGCTATTTCCGCCACGGCGTCTTCATCCTCGGGGCGGGCCTTCCGCACACAGCCGGAAAGGGGCCAGCCTTCATTCAGGTCGGCGCTAAAGGTCAATTCGGTGGTCGCCACATAAAACCCTAGTGAGGACAGGTAGTTGGCCTGCTCGATGCAGTCCGTGTCGACCTTGGCGTAGGCGAACCAGGGGGTGTCGCCCAGCTCTGGCAGGTTCGTGACCCGGGAGCCGACGCTTTCCACGGACAGCTTCCAGCTCGGAATCCCTGTCACTGCGGACAGCCACTCATCCCTGGCCAGTTGTGCGACGCCTTCGAATCTCACTCGATCATTCCTTTCGTGTCCATCCGGCCCGGGTCCGGCCAAGGCCGGACATCTTACGGCCGCGTCTTCCCTAGCCCAGGACGCTGCAGCCCTGGGACAGTTTGTCCCAATTCTCCTTGTACCATCCGATATACTCCACGAATCCCTTCTCGAGGGGGTATTCTGGAGCGTAGCCGATGAGCTCGCGGGCCTTGTCCACCGACAGGGTGCCCCGGTCTGGAGTGAGCTTGTCCTTGGGAAGGTATTGGACGTTGCAGGCCGGGAAATGCTGGCTGACGATGTTCGCCAGATCCATCAGGGAACGGCCTTCGCCATAGGTCAGGTTGAAGGTCTCGCCCTTGGCTGCTTCATTCTGGATGGCCCGGATGACGCCCTGCACGAAGTCCTTGATGTAGGTGAAGTCGAGACGGTCGGATCCGTCGCCGTGGATGGAAATGTCCTGCTGGGACATGGCCTTTTCGATGAAGATCTGGCCGACCCTGCGGGACACGCACCGTTCGCCGTACAGGGCGGAGGGACGGATGATCGTGTAGGGCAGGTCAAAGGCCTGGTTGTAGGAGAGGATCATCTTTTCCGCGCTGAATTTGAGCGCCGCGTAGATGCCCAGCGGTTCGCACGGGGTTTCCTCGGTCACGTAGCCGCCGGGGAAATGGCCGTAGATCATGCTCGAAGACAGGTAGATGAAATGCTCCGCCTGGGAACGGGCCCAGTCTAGGGAGTTTTCCAGCGTCCGCAGGCTGTGGTCGAAGGTCGAATAAGGATCCTTGTTCGACACGTTGGCGTGGGCCACGGCGGCCAGGTGAACGACCGTTTGCGGAGCGAAATTGCTCAGCTTCATGCTCAACTCGTTGTACTGGCGCGCATCCTGGACGATCAGGGGAATGCCTGCGGCCTTCAGCAGGTTGAGACGGTTGACGAGCATGGAGAGGTAGAACGGCGCGTTTTCGTCCGTGGATGCGGCGAACTTCAGGAGGTTGTTGACCTGCAAGCTGTCGAAGATCGTGACATCGGCCCCCAGCTCCTTCAAACGCAACGCAAGATGATGTCCTATGAACCCGGCGCCGCCGATTAGGGCGATCCGCCTTCCCTTGATTTCAATCATGCTATACCTCACTCAATCCTTGTTTGAGGGCCTCGACGATATATGCCATGTCGTCTTGGTCCAAATGCGGGCCCACCGGCAGCGCCAAACCGCTGCTGATGGCCTGTGCAACTGGAAAATCAGCAAAATCCATGCCGTACTTATCTTTGTAATAGGTGAGGCAGGGGACCGGGGCGGGGTAGTATACGCTGGTGCCGACCCCCTGTTCCTTCATGTTCTCGATGAGCGCGGTCCGTTTGTCGCGCAGCGGCTCGTCCAGGACCACGGACAGGCAGTAGCAGCTGCTGACGCTGTTCTCCGGGGTCTCGCGGCCGATGACCGTGACTTCGTCGATATCGTCCAGGGCCTTTGCCAACGTACTGAAATTGTTCTTTCTCGTTTCCAGGAAGCCGTTGAGTTTACGGATCTGCTCAATGCCGATGGCGGCCTGCATTTCATTCATTCGATAATTGAACCCGAGCATGGTCACGTCGTACACGCCGGGGATCTTGCGCTCGCCCACGAAGCGGTCCACGCCAAAGGCCTTTTTCCGCTCCAGTCGGGTCAGTAGGTCGGCGTTCCGGCTGATGATCATGCCCCCTTCGGCGGTCGTCATATGTTTGACGGGATAGAACGAGAACGCGCCCGCGTCGCCGAGAAGCCCGGCATGCACGCCGTCGTAATAGGTGCCGATGGCCAGGGCGCAGTCTTCGAGGACCACGAGGTCGTGTTTGCGGGCCGTTTCCATGATCCGCTTCATGTCGGCCGGGATGCCGAGGAAGTGGACCAGGGAAATCCCCCTAGTGTTCGGCGTGACAGCCGCTTCCACCGCGTCGGGATCGATGTTCCCGGTCAGGGGGTCGGCGTCGACGAAGACGGGTTTGGCCCCGCAGTACTCCACCGCGTGCGCGGTCGCGGTATGGGTCTGGGCCGGAACGATGACCTCGTCGCCGGGGCCGATGCCGTTGTCGAACCAGAAGAGGTGCAGTCCGGCTGTGCACGAAGATACGGACAGCGCGCCGGGAGCCCCGCACCAGTCCGCGAAGTCGGATTCGAACTCCTTGGCCTTGGGGCCGTGCACCAGCATGAGCCCGTCCAGGACCTCGGCCACGGCCTGTTTCTCTTCCTCGCCCAGCATGGGGCGGCCAAATGGGATGGATCGCTTCATCATACAGTTTCCTTTCAATATGTTACGGCCACCGGTCCGCCTTCCCGCACGGACTGCTCCGCGGCAAAGCATACGGCCATGACGTCAAAGACCTCGCCCTGTCGTACCAGGGCGGGGCGGGCGTAGAGCACTTCATCGACAAAGGAGTGGAGCGCGCGCGGGCGGAACTCGCGGCCGGGATACGCGCCCTCGGCCTCGATCCCGGCTGTCCCGGGCTCGCAGGAATCGAGCCAGTAGCTGCCGGTTGGATCGTGCGTGAAAGTCTTTTTCTCCCCGAACACCCGCAACCGGTGGAAATGGGGATGGACGCAACCGCCGTAGGCCCCGATCCGGGCGATCATGCCGTTTGCGAATATCAGCGACAGGCTGGCGAAATCAGGGAACCGCCCGCCTTGCTTGCCGGTCACAAGGCCGTTGGCATGGGCCGAGACGCTCACGGGGCGGGTTTCGATCAGCCACATGACCAGGTCGATCATATGCACCGCAGCCCCCTGTATGATGGAGTAGTTTTCCATCCTGTTGCGCCAGCCCCGGGTGAGCTTTTCGGTGCGTCCCCAGAGGTAGTCCGCGTCCATGGAAAAAACGTCGCCGAACTCGCCTCGCCCGAGGGCTTCCTTTACGCCGACGAACAGGGGGCAGGTGCGCAGGACCATGTTCGAGGACAGTCTGGCCGTTCCCTCCCGGAGCAGCCCGGCTATCTCCCGGGCCTGTGCCGGGGTCTGGCATAGCGGCTTTTCCGCATAGATGTGCTTGCCGCGCCTCAGACCGGCCACGATCTGTTCGTGGTGCGCGTCGTCATAGGAGCATACGGACACGATCTTTACGGCTTCGTCCGCAAACAGGTCATCGGTCTGGCGGGCGATTTCGACGCGGTCCAGTTCGGCCGCCAGGACCTCGGACCGCCGCGGGTCCAGGTCGTTGACCACGACCGAATCGACCGCCGGGTGGTCCAGATAGTCGCGGACATGCTGTCCGCCGATGCCGAGCCCGATGACGCCGACCTTCATCGCGAACCACCCCGAATCTGTTCCGCCAACAGGGAGAGTTCCTTCCAGCCGTATGTCCAATGGGGCCTGGACATGGCCGAAACAAGCCGCTCCAGGAATGCGTGGTCCGCTGCGGTGTCGACGCAGTTGCATTCACCGGCGCACGGTTCCTCGCACTCGAAGTTCGTTATCTTAAACTTGTCGTCATTATTGTAGAAATACATCGTGTTGTGTTCGAGTTCCGGGCCTTTCATGAGTGGGTACGCCCGGGCGAAGACGTCGGACCGGACGACCTCCACGCAATGGCCGGCCGGGTAGGTGCGCGGATGGACGTTGGTGACCACGTCCGCGTCCGTTGCGCGGAACAGGGCGAGGGCCCGGGCCATGACCGCCACATCCACCAGCGGGCTGTCCGCGCAGTAGCGCAACATGGCGTCGCAGGGGTATTCGCGGGCGGCCTCGACAAAGCGCAGGGCCACGTCGTCGAGCGGGCCCCCGTAACAGGGCACGGCGCGGGAGCGGCAGAAATCCCTAACAGGGCGGTCCGAATCGTCCGAAGACGTGGCCACCACAAAGAAATCCAGCCCCTGCACCTTCTCCATCCTTTCAAAGACATATTCCAGCAACGGCTTCCCGCTGATCTCCTTCAGGACCTTTCCGGGGAGGCGGGACGAGCTCATTCTCGCCTGGATGAAAGCGCCTATTGTGGTCATGACGCAGCCCCCGCAGGCAACGACAGGGGCTGGGCGAGAGACATGTCGAACAGCGGCAGGGCATACAGCAGAGGCGTTTCCTCCTCGCCGGGCGCGGCCATGATGCACTCCCAGCATGCGCCGCCGCGGAACATGACCAACGCCCTGTCCTCGCGGTACATGGGAGGCAACCACTGGCTCCCCAGCACATTCGCCTTGCCGCACCGCTTCTCCAGCTCCGGCACATCGACAAATGGCGCTTTCGGATTGAAAAAACGGGGCAGGGTGGTGGTGTTCGTGTCCTGGTATACATCCCCGTTCCGACTCAGGGGAGAAATGAGGTTGAGCCAGAAAGGATTCGCGTTGGAACCGATTTCGCTCAGGGAAAAGGCCTGCCGCTTCCCGGCGCTGTCCAGGAACGACGCGATCCGGGCTCCGGTCACCATACCGGCAAAAGGCGAAACGATAAGGGCCGGTTCGGGCTCGGCTCCGGGAAGGACTGTTTCGACAACGGTCTTGGACCAGTCTCGCAGCTTCTCGCCGTCGAGCAACTTCATCGACGAATCGAGAATCCGGCTCTCGCGTCCGGTCAAGGAATGTATCTCGGTTGCCAGTGCAGGGTCCTGGCACAGGACGGCAACGTCGCCGAATGTCTCGAGCGTGCCGAACAGATGGTCGACCAGTTCGCTGAACAGGTTGTGATTGGCGAGAAACACCTCATCCCTGATGCCGTTTTTCTGAAAATGGACGATCACGTTCATAGCGCCCCCAATCCGAAATCGTAGAGACCGGCGGCAACGACCCTGTTCGCCAAATGGAGATCCTCGTGGACGTCGATGTCGATGAGCTCAATGGGGTTGGTTACCACTTTGTAGGCGAAGTTGTTGTAGAGGTTCATCTCCGCCGGCGCGTAATCATTGTGATTGGTGCCAATGAAATTGCCCAGGCACTTCATCCAATGATACTGCTCGCCTGCCATTTTCACGAAATCCTTCAACGGCACCAGGCCGTCGCCGTTCATGAGATGGCTCTGCATCACGTGCACGTCGGGGATCGTCACGCTCGTGACGGCGTAGAAGCTCTGTAGGCCGTCGACCATTTTCTGTACGTCGTGAAGATTTCTGAAAGGGCTGGTGGGGAGCAGGCACACGTGGCGGACTGCCAGCACGCCCTCCTCTCGGTGGAGGCGGGCAATGAATTGTTCCAGGGACTGGCCCAGGGACGACGCATTCCCGGCATATTTCGGATCGCGCAGGAAGGGAGACTCCGCGCCATAGTCGCGCGCCAACGCCGCATACTCGTTGCAGTCGGTGTCGACGTATACCTTGTCGATGCCGCGTAAGGCCTTGGCCAGCCGGATCGTATAGGAGATCAACGGATGCCCCCCCACCAGGGCGACGTTCTTGTCCTTGATCCTGGAGGAGTTCTTCCGGGCAGGTATTATGATGACGTTCTTGCCGTTCTCTTCCATTCGCCGATCCTTGTCTCCAGAGTCCGCGCCGATCAATTGTACACTGTATTAACGATTTGACCGCCGATGCATCCATCGGTTCCGGACGCGGACGTTCCGCTTGGTTATCGTATCCTCAAGATTCCAATCATTCTTTTTGTAAATGTTCAAGGGGAAAACAATTCCCGTTCAGAACCCGAAGTACAATTGTTTTGCAAAATGCGGGCCGGGATTTCCAGGCACGTTTCCGCCGAAGAAAACAAAAATAAATCAAATCTTAACAGGTTGTTGCAGAGTGATCCCATGGCGAGTTGCAGGGCCGCAAAAGGGTCAATCCTCCGACGCGGCGACGCTGGCCTTTAAAAAACAATCATTAACTCACTGATCGGATGTTTTGAAAAAAAGTTGAGGCACGGAAGGGAAAAAAGATTTCGCGTTGCGCGGGTATGCCCGGAGACCTGGTCCGCTTCAATCGAATCGAACTGCGCGAAGAGGAGGGGCGGGCCGTCGAACCGTTCGGCGGGCAAGCCGTTCGACGGGCCTTTGAGCGCCGGGCCGCCCTTTGTCCCTTTCCCCAAAAAACAGCCCCCCGCCGGACCGTCCGGTGGGGGGCGTTTCATGCAACAGGTCAGCGAGAGTGTGAGATCGCTGCCGTCTAGTCGTTGAGCGCTTCGTAGACCTTGCCGACCATCCCGTCGTTGGGGGTCAGGGTCTTTTCGCCCGGAGTCCATTTGGCCGGGCAGACCTCGGCGGGGTGGTCGATGAGGTAGGTGTTGGCCTCCACCTTGCGGACCAGCTCATCCGCATTGCGGCCCACGTTATAGAAATTGATCTCGGACGAGACCAGCACGCCCTCGGGGTTGATGACGAAGGTGCCGCGCAGGGCCAGGCCGGTCTCGAAGTCCCACACGTCGAAGAACCGGGATACTTCGCCGGTGGGGTCGGAGGCCATCTTGAACTTGACGTTTTCCAGCATGCGTTCGTCGGATCGCCAGGCCATGTGGGAGAATTTGGTGTCCGTGGACACGGAGATGACCTCGGCCCCGAGTTTTTTCAGGTCCTCGTGGCGGGTGGCCAGGTCGGCCAGCTCGGTGGGGCAGACAAAGGTGAAGTCCGCGGGATAGAAAAACAGGATGGCCCATTTGCCTTCCTTGCGCAGCGCGCCCAGGTCCACCTCGGTGAAACCGCCCTCGGCGGGGTCGAAGGCCTCCATCGTGAATTCGGGCACGGGCTGGCCCACTTTGGCGAAATCAGGCATGGTGTCGTTGGACTCGAAGTCGTTGCTCATATTAAATTTCCTTTCTTTTTTCAGAGGTTGAAATTTTTATAGGAATGATTACCGTTTTCAAGACACTAAGGGCAGGCAGGTTCTCCGTCAAGGGTTTTTTGCATTTTTCTCCACTTTGCCCGGCGGGTCATGGTAGTGTATACCGAGGCTTTCCGCCG
Proteins encoded:
- a CDS encoding cytidylyltransferase domain-containing protein; translated protein: MEENGKNVIIIPARKNSSRIKDKNVALVGGHPLISYTIRLAKALRGIDKVYVDTDCNEYAALARDYGAESPFLRDPKYAGNASSLGQSLEQFIARLHREEGVLAVRHVCLLPTSPFRNLHDVQKMVDGLQSFYAVTSVTIPDVHVMQSHLMNGDGLVPLKDFVKMAGEQYHWMKCLGNFIGTNHNDYAPAEMNLYNNFAYKVVTNPIELIDIDVHEDLHLANRVVAAGLYDFGLGAL
- a CDS encoding peroxiredoxin → MSNDFESNDTMPDFAKVGQPVPEFTMEAFDPAEGGFTEVDLGALRKEGKWAILFFYPADFTFVCPTELADLATRHEDLKKLGAEVISVSTDTKFSHMAWRSDERMLENVKFKMASDPTGEVSRFFDVWDFETGLALRGTFVINPEGVLVSSEINFYNVGRNADELVRKVEANTYLIDHPAEVCPAKWTPGEKTLTPNDGMVGKVYEALND